From Oryza brachyantha chromosome 9, ObraRS2, whole genome shotgun sequence, a single genomic window includes:
- the LOC102712292 gene encoding lon protease homolog 2, peroxisomal isoform X2: MADGPVELPGRLAILPFRNKVLLPGAIVRIRCTNPSSVKLVEQELWQREEKGLIGVLPVHDSEAAGSLLSPGVGSDSGEGGSKAPGGTGGESTKQDTKNGKETIHWHSRGVAARALHLSRGVEKPSGRVTYIVVLEGLCRFSVQELSARGSYHVARVSRLDMTKTELEHAEQDPDLIALSRQFKATAMELISVLEQKQKTVGRTKVLLETVPVYRLADIFVASFEISFEEQLSMLDSVDLKVRLSKATELVDRHLQSILVAEKITQKVEGQLSKSQKEFLLRQQMRAIKEELGDNDDDEDDVAALERKMQNAGMPANIWKHAQRELRRLRKMQPQQPGYSSSRSYLELLADLPWQKVSEERELDLRAAKESLDRDHYGLTKVKQRIIEYLAVRKLKPDARGPVLCFVGPPGVGKTSLASSIAKALHRKFIRISLGGVKDEADIRGHRRTYIGSMPGRLIDGLKRVSVSNPVMLLDEIDKTGSDVRGDPASALLEVLDPEQNKTFNDHYLNVPFDLSKVIFVATANRMQPIPPPLLDRMEVIELPGYTPEEKLKIAVKHLIPRVLEQHGLSSTYLQIPEAMVKLIIERYTREAGVRNLERNLAALARAAAVKVAEQDSALRLGKEIQPITTTLLDSRLADGGEVEMEVIPMGQDISNTYENPSPMIVDEAMLEKVLGPPRFDDRETADRVASPGVSVGLVWTSFGGEVQFVEATAMVGKGDLHLTGQLGDVIKESAQLALTWVRARAADLNLSPTSDINLLESRDIHIHFPAGAVPKDGPSAGVTLVTSLVSLFSHRKVRADTAMTGEMTLRGLVLPVGGVKDKVLAAHRYGIKRVILPERNLKDLAEVPAPILSGLEILLVKRIEEVLDHAFEGGCPLRPHSKL; encoded by the exons ATGGCGGACGGCCCCGTGGAGCTGCCCGGACGGCTGGCGATACTGCCGTTCCGCAACAAGGTGCTCCTCCCGGGGGCCATCGTGCGGATCCGCTGCACCAACCCCAGTAG TGTGAAGCTTGTGGAGCAGGAGCTCTGGCAGCGGGAGGAGAAGGGTCTGATCGGGGTGCTCCCTGTGCATGACTCCGAGGCTGCTGGTTCATTGCTGTCTCCTG GTGTAGGCAGTGATTCAGGTGAGGGTGGGAGCAAGGCGCCTGGTGGTACTGGGGGAGAATCAACAAAGCAAGATACTAAGAATGGGAAGGAAACCATTCACTGGCACAGCCG GGGAGTAGCTGCTAGAGCTTTGCACCTTTCCCGAGGCGTGGAGAAACCAAGTGGAAGGGTTACATATATTGTTGTCCTTGAAGGTTTATGTAGGTTCAGTGTTCAAGAGCTCAGTGCAAGAGGTTCATATCATGTCGCTCGTGTCTCGCGTCTTGATATGACAAAAACTG AGTTGGAGCACGCAGAGCAGGACCCAGATCTCATTGCTCTTTCGAGACAATTCAAAGCTACTGCAATGGAATTAATTTCCGTTCTTGAGCAG AAGCAGAAGACTGTTGGTAGGACTAAGGTGCTTCTTGAGACGGTTCCTGTATACAGACTAGCtgatatttttgttgcaagctttgaaataagttttgaaGAGCAGTTGTCAATGCTGGATTCAGTTGACTTGAAAGTTAGACTTTCCAAGGCAACTGAACTTGTAGACAGGCACCTGCAG TCCATTCTTGTAGCTGAGAAAATAACTCAAAAGGTTGAGGGACAACTATCAAAGTCTCAGAAAGAATTTTTGCTTCGCCAGCAG ATGAGGGCTATCAAAGAGGAACTTGgtgataatgatgatgatgaggatgaTGTAGCAGCATTGGAAAGGAAGATGCAGAATGCCGGAATGCCTGCTAATATTTGGAAGCATGCTCAAAGGGAGTTGAG ACGTTTAAGAAAGATGCAACCTCAGCAACCTGGATATAGCAGCTCTCGATCCTACTTGGAACTTCTTGCTGATCTTCCTTGGCAAAAAGTTAGTGAAGAAAGGGAGCTTGACCTTAGAGCTGCGAAGGAGAGTCTTGACCGTGATCATTATGGACTGACCAAAGTTAAACAACGGATTATTGAATATTTGGCTGTTCGTAAG CTTAAGCCCGATGCCAGAGGTCCAGTGCTGTGTTTTGTGGGACCACCTGGTGTTGGAAAGACATCATTAGCATCCTCCATAGCAAAGGCACTACATAGGAAGTTCATAAGAATCTCTCTTGGTGGTGTAAAGGATGAGGCTGATATTAGGGGTCACCGAAGAACATACATTGGAAGTATGCCAGGACGTCTCATTGATGGATTAAAG agaGTATCTGTCAGCAACCCAGTGATGCTTCTTGATGAAATTGACAAGACTGGCTCTGATGTACGTGGTGACCCAGCATCAGCACTGCTAGAAGTTCTTGACCCTGAGCAGAATAAAACTTTCAACGATCA CTATTTGAATGTTCCATTTGACCTGTCAAAGGTCATATTTGTTGCAACTGCCAACAGGATGCAACCTATCCCCCCTCCTCTGTTAGATAGGATGGAAGTTATTGAGCTGCCAGGGTACACACCTGAAGAGAAGCTGAAAATAGCCGTGAAACATCTCATACCAAGGGTATTGGAACAGCATGGCTTGAGCTCCACATATCTTCAGATTCCTGAG GCAATGGTCAAACTCATCATTGAGAGATACACACGAGAAGCTGGCGTACGTAATCTTGAGCGCAACCTAGCTGCATTGGCCCGTGCAGCTGCTGTCAAGGTTGCAGAGCAAGATAGTGCGCTTAGACTTGGCAAAGAAATACAGCCAATTACTACAACTCTACTTGACTCAAGGCTTGCTGATGGTGGTGAAGTTGAAATGGAAGTTATTCCTATGGGGCAGGACATATCAAATACTTACGAGAATCCATCACCTATGATTGTTGATGAGGCTATGCTAGAAAAAGTTCTTGGG CCTCCAAGATTTGATGATAGAGAAACTGCAGATCGTGTGGCCAGCCCAGGAGTGTCAGTTGGGCTTGTTTGGACTTCATTTGGTGGTGAGGTACAGTTCGTTGAGGCTACAGCAATGGTGGGTAAGGGTGATCTGCATCTGACAGGGCAACTTGGTGATGTAATAAAGGAGTCAGCACAATTAGCTCTGACATGG GTGAGAGCAAGAGCTGCTGACCTCAATCTGTCACCTACTTCTGATATTAACTTATTGGAGAGTCGTGATATTCACATACATTTTCCTGCTGGTGCGGTGCCAAAGGATGGTCCTTCTGCAGGAGTGACATTGGTAACATCATTGGTGTCACTGTTTAGTCATCGAAAAGTCAGAGCAGACACTGCTATGACGGGAGAGATGACTCTTAGGGGCCTTGTGTTGCCAGTTGGTGGTGTTAAGGATAAG GTACTTGCAGCGCATAGATATGGCATCAAGAGAGTCATATTGCCAGAAAGAAACTTGAAGGATTTAGCTGAGGTTCCAGCGCCCATTCTCTCTGGCTTGGAG ATTCTGCTTGTGAAGCGCATCGAGGAAGTACTTGACCATGCTTTCGAAGGTGGATGTCCTTTGAGACCGCACTCCAAGCTATAA
- the LOC102711732 gene encoding LOW QUALITY PROTEIN: glucan endo-1,3-beta-glucosidase-like (The sequence of the model RefSeq protein was modified relative to this genomic sequence to represent the inferred CDS: inserted 1 base in 1 codon), producing MAIPMATRGAALSWRHVAVFVAAVLAVVAEAAGDPSKIGICHGRVGSNLPPPVAAAALLRKNGITKARLFLPDPAVLPAFAAAGLDLMVGVPNENLTFLSAAGPDGALRWLKSAVLAYAPAERVRYLAVGNEVLYNNQFYAPHLVPAMQNLHAALVTLGLDGKIKVSSAHASSVLTASYPPSAGAFDAASLAVLRPMLRFLADTGAPFMVNTYPFISYVNDPVNVQLGYALFGAGAPPVSDGALVYTNLFDATVDALVAALEREGFGAVPVAVTETGWPTAGHPAATPQNAAAYNAKMVERAARGVGTPRRPGVPVEVFLFDLYDEDGKPGAXFERHFGIFRADGSKAYDITFV from the exons ATGGCAATTCCAATGGCAACAAGAGGAGCAGCGCTGAGTTGGCGCCACGTCGCCGTGTTCGTCGCCGCGGTCCTCGCGGTGGTggccgaggcggccggcgacccAAGCAAGATCGGCATTTGCCACGGCCGCGTCGGGAGCAACCTGCCCCCtccggtggccgcggcggcgttgcTGAGGAAGAACGGGATCACCAAGGCGCGGCTCTTCCTCCCGGACCCGGCCGTGCTCCCggcgttcgccgccgcggggctcGACCTCATGGTCGGCGTGCCCAACGAGAACCTCACGTTCCTCTCCGCCGCGGGGCCCGACGGCGCGCTCCGCTGGCTCAAGTCCGCCGTCCTGGCGTACGCCCCCGCCGAGCGCGTCCGCTACCTCGCCGTCGGCAACGAGGTGCTGTACAACAACCAGTTCTACGCGCCGCATCTGGTGCCGGCGATGCAGAACCTGCACGCCGCGCTCGTCACCCTCGGCCTCGACGGCAAGATCAAGGTCTCGTCCGCGCACGCCTCGTCGGTGCTCACCGCGTCGTACccgccctccgccggcgcgttcgacgccgcctccctcgccgtcctccgccccATGCTGCGGTTCCTCGCCGACACCGGCGCGCCATTCATGGTGAACACCTACCCGTTCATCAGCTATGTCAACGACCCCGTCAACGTGCAGCTCGGCTACGCGCTGttcggcgcgggcgcgccgccggtgagcgacggcgcgctggTGTACACCAACCTGTTCGACGCGACGGTGGACGCGCTGGTGGCCGCGCTGGAGAGGGAGGGGTTCGGCGCCGTGCCGGTCGCGGTGACCGAGACCGGGTGGCCGACGGCGGGGCACCCGGCGGCGACCCCGCAGAACGCCGCCGCGTACAATGCCAAGATGGTGGAGCGGGCAGCGCGCGGCGTCggcacgccgcggcggcccggCGTGCCCGTGGAGGTGTTCCTGTTCGACCTGTACGACGAGGACGGCAAGCCCGGCG GGTTCGAGAGGCACTTCGGCATCTTCAGGGCGGACGGGAGCAAGGCTTATGATATCACCTTCGTCTAG
- the LOC102712011 gene encoding probable inactive purple acid phosphatase 29 isoform X1, which translates to MRLLLLLLVAAAAEAAGAGRKGKGGGGGGGLRFRGGTGTFKVVQVADMHYADGRRTGCLDVLPSEVAGCSDLNTTAFLYRLFRAEDPDLVVFTGDNIYGADATDAAKSMDAAIAPAIDMKLPWAAVIGNHDQEGTLSREGVMRHLVGMKNTLSRFNPKGIEIDGYGNYNLEVGGVEGTLLANKSVLNLYFLDSGDYSTVPSIGGYGWIKASQQFWFQQTSSNLQTKYTKEQPKQKEAAPGLVYFHIPLPEFSSFTASNFTGVKQEGISSPSINSGFFASMVEAGDVKAAFIGHDHVNDFCGKLSGIQLCYAGGFGYHAYGQAGWSRRARVVSVQLEKTDSGEWRGVKSIKTWKRLDDPHLTTIDSQILWNRGSNGARRIQMEDKIVT; encoded by the exons atgcgcctcctcctcctgctgctcgtcgccgccgcggcggaggcggccggcgcagggaggaaggggaagggcggcggcggaggcggcgggctgCGGTTCCGGGGCGGGACCGGGACGTTCAAGGTGGTGCAGGTGGCGGACATGCACTACGCGGACGGCCGCCGGACGGGCTGCCTCGACGTGCTCCCCTCCGAGGTCGCCGGGTGCTCCGACCTCAACACCACCGCCTTCCTCTACCGCCTCTTCCGCGCCGAGGACCCCGACCTCGTCGTCTTCACCG GTGATAATATCTATGGTGCGGATGCAACCGATGCGGCCAAGTCTATGGATGCAGCAATCGCCCCAGCGATCGACATGAAACTTCCTTGGGCTGCTGTGATTGGAAACCATGACCAAGAAGGTACGCTGTCACGCGAGGGTGTGATGCGTCACCTTGTGGGCATGAAGAACACCCTTTCTCGCTTCAATCCAAAAGGAATAGAAATTGATGGTTATGGAAATTACAATTTGGAAGTTGGTGGGGTTGAAGGAACATTGCTGGCTAACAAATCGGTGCTCAACCTCTATTTTCTTGACAGTGGTGACTATTCTACGGTACCTTCCATCGGTGGATATGGTTGGATAAAGGCTTCGCAGCAATTCTGGTTCCAGCAAACCTCTTCGAATCTCCAG ACAAAATATACGAAGGAGCAACCGAAACAGAAAGAAGCAGCACCTGGTCTTGTGTACTTCCACATTCCATTGCCAGAGTTCAGCAGCTTTACAGCATCCAACTTCACAGGAGTGAAGCAGGAGGGTATCAGCTCACCATCAATCAACTCTGGGTTCTTTGCCAGCATGGTGGAGGCCGGAGATGTGAAGGCTGCCTTCATAGGGCATGATCATGTGAATGATTTCTGTGGGAAGCTCAGTGGTATTCAGCTGTGCTATGCTGGTGGTTTTGGGTACCATGCCTATGGGCAGGCCGGTTGGTCAAGGAGAGCAAGGGTGGTGTCTGTGCAGCTCGAGAAGACGGATAGCGGTGAGTGGAGAGGAGTGAAGTCCATCAAGACATGGAAGAGGCTTGATGATCCACATCTTACCACGATTGATTCACAGATCCTCTGGAACAGAGGCTCTAATG GCGCAAGAAGAATCCAGATGGAAGATAAGATAGTAACATAG
- the LOC102712292 gene encoding lon protease homolog 2, peroxisomal isoform X1 encodes MADGPVELPGRLAILPFRNKVLLPGAIVRIRCTNPSSVKLVEQELWQREEKGLIGVLPVHDSEAAGSLLSPGVGSDSGEGGSKAPGGTGGESTKQDTKNGKETIHWHSRGVAARALHLSRGVEKPSGRVTYIVVLEGLCRFSVQELSARGSYHVARVSRLDMTKTELEHAEQDPDLIALSRQFKATAMELISVLEQVKKLSRAKQKTVGRTKVLLETVPVYRLADIFVASFEISFEEQLSMLDSVDLKVRLSKATELVDRHLQSILVAEKITQKVEGQLSKSQKEFLLRQQMRAIKEELGDNDDDEDDVAALERKMQNAGMPANIWKHAQRELRRLRKMQPQQPGYSSSRSYLELLADLPWQKVSEERELDLRAAKESLDRDHYGLTKVKQRIIEYLAVRKLKPDARGPVLCFVGPPGVGKTSLASSIAKALHRKFIRISLGGVKDEADIRGHRRTYIGSMPGRLIDGLKRVSVSNPVMLLDEIDKTGSDVRGDPASALLEVLDPEQNKTFNDHYLNVPFDLSKVIFVATANRMQPIPPPLLDRMEVIELPGYTPEEKLKIAVKHLIPRVLEQHGLSSTYLQIPEAMVKLIIERYTREAGVRNLERNLAALARAAAVKVAEQDSALRLGKEIQPITTTLLDSRLADGGEVEMEVIPMGQDISNTYENPSPMIVDEAMLEKVLGPPRFDDRETADRVASPGVSVGLVWTSFGGEVQFVEATAMVGKGDLHLTGQLGDVIKESAQLALTWVRARAADLNLSPTSDINLLESRDIHIHFPAGAVPKDGPSAGVTLVTSLVSLFSHRKVRADTAMTGEMTLRGLVLPVGGVKDKVLAAHRYGIKRVILPERNLKDLAEVPAPILSGLEILLVKRIEEVLDHAFEGGCPLRPHSKL; translated from the exons ATGGCGGACGGCCCCGTGGAGCTGCCCGGACGGCTGGCGATACTGCCGTTCCGCAACAAGGTGCTCCTCCCGGGGGCCATCGTGCGGATCCGCTGCACCAACCCCAGTAG TGTGAAGCTTGTGGAGCAGGAGCTCTGGCAGCGGGAGGAGAAGGGTCTGATCGGGGTGCTCCCTGTGCATGACTCCGAGGCTGCTGGTTCATTGCTGTCTCCTG GTGTAGGCAGTGATTCAGGTGAGGGTGGGAGCAAGGCGCCTGGTGGTACTGGGGGAGAATCAACAAAGCAAGATACTAAGAATGGGAAGGAAACCATTCACTGGCACAGCCG GGGAGTAGCTGCTAGAGCTTTGCACCTTTCCCGAGGCGTGGAGAAACCAAGTGGAAGGGTTACATATATTGTTGTCCTTGAAGGTTTATGTAGGTTCAGTGTTCAAGAGCTCAGTGCAAGAGGTTCATATCATGTCGCTCGTGTCTCGCGTCTTGATATGACAAAAACTG AGTTGGAGCACGCAGAGCAGGACCCAGATCTCATTGCTCTTTCGAGACAATTCAAAGCTACTGCAATGGAATTAATTTCCGTTCTTGAGCAGGTGAAGAAACTTAGCAGAGCG AAGCAGAAGACTGTTGGTAGGACTAAGGTGCTTCTTGAGACGGTTCCTGTATACAGACTAGCtgatatttttgttgcaagctttgaaataagttttgaaGAGCAGTTGTCAATGCTGGATTCAGTTGACTTGAAAGTTAGACTTTCCAAGGCAACTGAACTTGTAGACAGGCACCTGCAG TCCATTCTTGTAGCTGAGAAAATAACTCAAAAGGTTGAGGGACAACTATCAAAGTCTCAGAAAGAATTTTTGCTTCGCCAGCAG ATGAGGGCTATCAAAGAGGAACTTGgtgataatgatgatgatgaggatgaTGTAGCAGCATTGGAAAGGAAGATGCAGAATGCCGGAATGCCTGCTAATATTTGGAAGCATGCTCAAAGGGAGTTGAG ACGTTTAAGAAAGATGCAACCTCAGCAACCTGGATATAGCAGCTCTCGATCCTACTTGGAACTTCTTGCTGATCTTCCTTGGCAAAAAGTTAGTGAAGAAAGGGAGCTTGACCTTAGAGCTGCGAAGGAGAGTCTTGACCGTGATCATTATGGACTGACCAAAGTTAAACAACGGATTATTGAATATTTGGCTGTTCGTAAG CTTAAGCCCGATGCCAGAGGTCCAGTGCTGTGTTTTGTGGGACCACCTGGTGTTGGAAAGACATCATTAGCATCCTCCATAGCAAAGGCACTACATAGGAAGTTCATAAGAATCTCTCTTGGTGGTGTAAAGGATGAGGCTGATATTAGGGGTCACCGAAGAACATACATTGGAAGTATGCCAGGACGTCTCATTGATGGATTAAAG agaGTATCTGTCAGCAACCCAGTGATGCTTCTTGATGAAATTGACAAGACTGGCTCTGATGTACGTGGTGACCCAGCATCAGCACTGCTAGAAGTTCTTGACCCTGAGCAGAATAAAACTTTCAACGATCA CTATTTGAATGTTCCATTTGACCTGTCAAAGGTCATATTTGTTGCAACTGCCAACAGGATGCAACCTATCCCCCCTCCTCTGTTAGATAGGATGGAAGTTATTGAGCTGCCAGGGTACACACCTGAAGAGAAGCTGAAAATAGCCGTGAAACATCTCATACCAAGGGTATTGGAACAGCATGGCTTGAGCTCCACATATCTTCAGATTCCTGAG GCAATGGTCAAACTCATCATTGAGAGATACACACGAGAAGCTGGCGTACGTAATCTTGAGCGCAACCTAGCTGCATTGGCCCGTGCAGCTGCTGTCAAGGTTGCAGAGCAAGATAGTGCGCTTAGACTTGGCAAAGAAATACAGCCAATTACTACAACTCTACTTGACTCAAGGCTTGCTGATGGTGGTGAAGTTGAAATGGAAGTTATTCCTATGGGGCAGGACATATCAAATACTTACGAGAATCCATCACCTATGATTGTTGATGAGGCTATGCTAGAAAAAGTTCTTGGG CCTCCAAGATTTGATGATAGAGAAACTGCAGATCGTGTGGCCAGCCCAGGAGTGTCAGTTGGGCTTGTTTGGACTTCATTTGGTGGTGAGGTACAGTTCGTTGAGGCTACAGCAATGGTGGGTAAGGGTGATCTGCATCTGACAGGGCAACTTGGTGATGTAATAAAGGAGTCAGCACAATTAGCTCTGACATGG GTGAGAGCAAGAGCTGCTGACCTCAATCTGTCACCTACTTCTGATATTAACTTATTGGAGAGTCGTGATATTCACATACATTTTCCTGCTGGTGCGGTGCCAAAGGATGGTCCTTCTGCAGGAGTGACATTGGTAACATCATTGGTGTCACTGTTTAGTCATCGAAAAGTCAGAGCAGACACTGCTATGACGGGAGAGATGACTCTTAGGGGCCTTGTGTTGCCAGTTGGTGGTGTTAAGGATAAG GTACTTGCAGCGCATAGATATGGCATCAAGAGAGTCATATTGCCAGAAAGAAACTTGAAGGATTTAGCTGAGGTTCCAGCGCCCATTCTCTCTGGCTTGGAG ATTCTGCTTGTGAAGCGCATCGAGGAAGTACTTGACCATGCTTTCGAAGGTGGATGTCCTTTGAGACCGCACTCCAAGCTATAA
- the LOC102712011 gene encoding probable inactive purple acid phosphatase 29 isoform X2 yields MRLLLLLLVAAAAEAAGAGRKGKGGGGGGGLRFRGGTGTFKVVQVADMHYADGRRTGCLDVLPSEVAGCSDLNTTAFLYRLFRAEDPDLVVFTGDNIYGADATDAAKSMDAAIAPAIDMKLPWAAVIGNHDQEGTLSREGVMRHLVGMKNTLSRFNPKGIEIDGYGNYNLEVGGVEGTLLANKSVLNLYFLDSGDYSTVPSIGGYGWIKASQQFWFQQTSSNLQTKYTKEQPKQKEAAPGLVYFHIPLPEFSSFTASNFTGVKQEGISSPSINSGFFASMVEAGDVKAAFIGHDHVNDFCGKLSGIQLCYAGGFGYHAYGQAGWSRRARVVSVQLEKTDSGEWRGVKSIKTWKRLDDPHLTTIDSQILWNRGSNGRRKKNPDGR; encoded by the exons atgcgcctcctcctcctgctgctcgtcgccgccgcggcggaggcggccggcgcagggaggaaggggaagggcggcggcggaggcggcgggctgCGGTTCCGGGGCGGGACCGGGACGTTCAAGGTGGTGCAGGTGGCGGACATGCACTACGCGGACGGCCGCCGGACGGGCTGCCTCGACGTGCTCCCCTCCGAGGTCGCCGGGTGCTCCGACCTCAACACCACCGCCTTCCTCTACCGCCTCTTCCGCGCCGAGGACCCCGACCTCGTCGTCTTCACCG GTGATAATATCTATGGTGCGGATGCAACCGATGCGGCCAAGTCTATGGATGCAGCAATCGCCCCAGCGATCGACATGAAACTTCCTTGGGCTGCTGTGATTGGAAACCATGACCAAGAAGGTACGCTGTCACGCGAGGGTGTGATGCGTCACCTTGTGGGCATGAAGAACACCCTTTCTCGCTTCAATCCAAAAGGAATAGAAATTGATGGTTATGGAAATTACAATTTGGAAGTTGGTGGGGTTGAAGGAACATTGCTGGCTAACAAATCGGTGCTCAACCTCTATTTTCTTGACAGTGGTGACTATTCTACGGTACCTTCCATCGGTGGATATGGTTGGATAAAGGCTTCGCAGCAATTCTGGTTCCAGCAAACCTCTTCGAATCTCCAG ACAAAATATACGAAGGAGCAACCGAAACAGAAAGAAGCAGCACCTGGTCTTGTGTACTTCCACATTCCATTGCCAGAGTTCAGCAGCTTTACAGCATCCAACTTCACAGGAGTGAAGCAGGAGGGTATCAGCTCACCATCAATCAACTCTGGGTTCTTTGCCAGCATGGTGGAGGCCGGAGATGTGAAGGCTGCCTTCATAGGGCATGATCATGTGAATGATTTCTGTGGGAAGCTCAGTGGTATTCAGCTGTGCTATGCTGGTGGTTTTGGGTACCATGCCTATGGGCAGGCCGGTTGGTCAAGGAGAGCAAGGGTGGTGTCTGTGCAGCTCGAGAAGACGGATAGCGGTGAGTGGAGAGGAGTGAAGTCCATCAAGACATGGAAGAGGCTTGATGATCCACATCTTACCACGATTGATTCACAGATCCTCTGGAACAGAGGCTCTAATG GAAGGCGCAAGAAGAATCCAGATGGAAGATAA